A single genomic interval of Spinacia oleracea cultivar Varoflay chromosome 6, BTI_SOV_V1, whole genome shotgun sequence harbors:
- the LOC110788742 gene encoding uncharacterized protein — translation MCLPRCAGGWNIKNMEVWNKAAVCKLLWAITNKKDKLWVRWVDSYYMRGRDVAGFKCPSTMSWSLKKIFGCWHLIESVGGWQAVVKNGAFSIKLMYQKLNGVHNKVSWRRIVCNNKATPKSLFVLWMALWNRMPTLDRLLQWKIVNVNSCLMCGSAEETVDHLFFKCSISSQVWQKVLALLHFSRPATGFTEEIQWMIKSSKRGSGRHKLLLMFFSECTYTLWLNRNNKLFNNHCKEAVVLFREVVFRVAARAPTDLSDLLTKLSCR, via the coding sequence ATGTGTCTCCCTAGGTGTGCTGGTGGATGGAACATTAAGAATATGGAAGTGTGGAACAAAGCAGCAGTGTGCAAGTTACTGTGGGCCATCACCAATAAAAAAGACAAACTATGGGTGAGGTGGGTGGATAGTTATTATATGAGAGGCAGGGATGTTGCTGGTTTCAAATGTCCAAGTACCATGTCTTGGTCCCTTAAGAAAATCTTTGGCTGTTGGCACCTTATTGAGTCTGTTGGGGGATGGCAGGCAGTTGTCAAGAATGGAGCTTTCTCCATTAAGCTCATGTATCAGAAATTGAATGGTGTCCATAACAAGGTTTCATGGAGAAGAATTGTGTGCAATAACAAAGCCACACCTAAGAGTCTGTTTGTGCTTTGGATGGCTCTGTGGAATAGAATGCCCACTCTTGACAGGCTGCTGCAGTGGAAAATAGTTAATGTTAACTCCTGTTTGATGTGTGGATCAGCTGAGGAGACTGTGGATCACCTTTTCTTCAAATGTTCTATTTCTAGTCAAGTGTGGCAGAAGGTGCTAGCTCTTCTTCATTTTAGCAGGCCTGCTACTGGTTTTACAGAAGAGATACAATGGATGATCAAAAGTAGCAAGAGAGGAAGTGGAAGACATAAACTGCTGCTCATGTTCTTCTCAGAATGTACCTACACTCTGTGGCTTAATAGAAATAATAAATTGTTCAACAACCATTGTAAAGAAGCTGTTGTCTTGTTTAGAGAGGTTGTATTTAGAGTGGCTGCTAGAGCTCCTACTGACCTTAGTGATTTGTTAACTAAGTTAAGCTGTAGGTAG
- the LOC110788743 gene encoding uncharacterized protein, whose protein sequence is MVSICTWNIRGLNDPSKVTEVKKLLHTYNIKVMAILETRVKSRKSQVIMDKFGSKWCWANNYSCSDKGRIWLGWNPDSVSLTIEQVDEQFIHCSVPNIHGDFEFFFTAIYGLHTIDTRRALWRELGNVNSKVGSWPWMLSGDFNTILAVQDRINGTAVTLAEIKDFGEFVDKYVLTELKSTGHVFSWHKGGDGTKTTSRIDRCLGNVEWMDKKSLVCTEYLNAGISDHCPVLINCLADDNKGGRPFKIFNYLVDHPDFMDIVEQCWKETPPGNVMFSVWHRFKLIRHKLKLLHCKEFKGIQEKIDQSRLELDGIQDQLKLLPSDGPLLIMEQTCSIKLRKWLEIEDTTLKQKARLQWLHNGDSNNKFFFAAVKERHRINRISSLYDVNDNKLVKPSDIQKWVSLPCSLSGSFLASLLSLIVFYLMASLVFLFLLKRA, encoded by the coding sequence ATGGTTAGTATCTGCACATGGAACATTAGAGGGCTCAATGACCCCTCTAAAGTCACTGAGGTAAAAAAACTCCTTCATACTTACAATATTAAAGTTATGGCAATTCTGGAAACTAGGGTTAAAAGTAGGAAGTCTCAAGTAATAATGGATAAGTTTGGTAGCAAGTGGTGTTGGGCTAACAATTATAGCTGTAGTGACAAAGGAAGAATTTGGCTAGGGTGGAATCCTGATTCTGTATCTCTTACAATTGAGCAAGTGGATGAGCAATTCATTCATTGTTCAGTTCCTAATATTCATGGGGACTTTGAGTTCTTTTTTACAGCAATTTATGGGCTTCACACCATAGATACTAGGAGAGCACTTTGGAGGGAATTGGGGAATGTAAACTCTAAAGTTGGTAGCTGGCCTTGGATGTTATCTGGTGATTTTAACACTATCCTAGCAGTTCAGGATAGAATTAATGGAACAGCTGTCACTTTGGCTGAGATTAAGGATTTTGGGGAATTTGTGGATAAGTATGTTCTCACTGAATTAAAGAGCACTGGTCATGTTTTTTCTTGGCACAAAGGTGGGGATGGCACCAAGACAACAAGTAGAATAGATAGATGTCTTGGAAATGTGGAGTGGATGGATAAAAAGAGCTTGGTTTGCACTGAGTACTTGAATGCTGGTATTTCTGATCATTGTCCTGTTCTCATTAATTGTCTTGCTGATGATAACAAGGGTGGCAGGccttttaaaattttcaacTACTTAGTTGATCATCCAGATTTCATGGATATAGTGGAACAATGTTGGAAGGAAACTCCTCCTGGTAATGTCATGTTCTCAGTGTGGCATAGATTTAAACTGATTAGACACAAGCTCAAGCTCCTTCATTGTAAGGAGTTTAAGGGTATTcaggagaagattgatcaaaGTAGACTAGAGCTTGATGGCATCCAAGACCAGCTCAAATTGTTACCATCTGATGGTCCTCtcttgattatggaacaaactTGTTCTATTAAGCTTCGAAAATGGTTAGAAATTGAAGATACAACTCTGAAGCAGAAGGCAAGGCTACAGTGGTTGCACAATGGTGATTCCAACAATAAATTCTTTTTTGCAGCAGTGAAAGAAAGACACAGGATTAATAGAATTTCATCTTTGTATGATGTCAATGATAACAAACTGGTGAAACCCAGTGATATTCAGAAATGGGTTTCCCTACCTTGTTCCTTGAGTGGATCTTTTCTTGCCTCTCTTCTGTCTCTTATAGTGTTCTACTTAATGGCAAGCCTTGTGTTCCTTTTCTTGCTAAAAAGGGCTTGA